One genomic segment of Culturomica massiliensis includes these proteins:
- a CDS encoding TonB-dependent receptor, translating into MKYTAIIIWLTLWVCHNASYGQEQKADTALVLQEAVVTGNRTLVNRNNVPMNITVVGRNEIENSSESALLPVLSERVPGLFVSERGITGFGVASGAAGGISIRGIGGSPNTQMLVLIDGHPQFMGLMGHPLPDAYVASDVERVEVVRGPASILYGTNAMGGVINIITRKQNREGFSLNARAMGGSYNTQKYMANIGGRKGRVDAYASVNHDRTDGDRENSKFHITNGFANAGLRLSEHFRFRADISVAGYVAENPGMITKPMFDNTVDVLRGMTSASLENEFRHLNGALAFFYNWGDHNINDGYTTGGKPLDYRYRSRDNAYGLLFYQIVRPWQGNMVTLGFDYKSYGGKAWNRFLNHAPDKIMVDTSSYDLGGYAIMQQNLFKDRLTLNAGGRLEHNKSYGNKWIPQIGLAIRPTENFVIKSSFSKGFRNPTIREMFMWAPANPNLKPEEMTNYEVVLEHYLFKRSLYLEVSGFIADGKNLIQTQIINNKPMNVNTGSFKNKGIEVAMQADLSGKFSLSGNYSWLYMKIPVLNAPERQLYVNANFHTPKWQVNIGYQYINGLYLVTGKNARQEDYGLLNAKVSYKLFPAMTIFAKGENLTREKYQILDGYPMPGAIFFGGLHLSINR; encoded by the coding sequence ATGAAATATACAGCCATTATTATATGGCTGACGTTATGGGTTTGCCATAATGCCAGCTACGGACAGGAGCAGAAAGCAGACACAGCCCTGGTATTACAGGAAGCAGTCGTTACCGGAAACCGTACTCTGGTGAACCGGAACAACGTCCCGATGAACATCACCGTCGTCGGACGTAATGAAATTGAAAACAGCAGCGAATCGGCCCTTTTACCGGTACTTTCCGAACGGGTGCCCGGTCTGTTCGTTTCCGAACGGGGTATCACCGGATTCGGTGTAGCCAGCGGAGCAGCCGGAGGTATCTCGATCCGCGGCATAGGCGGATCTCCCAACACCCAAATGCTGGTACTCATCGACGGCCATCCTCAATTTATGGGATTAATGGGACATCCCCTCCCCGACGCCTATGTCGCCTCCGATGTCGAGCGTGTGGAGGTTGTTAGAGGTCCCGCCTCTATTCTTTACGGTACCAATGCGATGGGAGGCGTTATCAATATCATCACGCGCAAACAAAACCGGGAAGGTTTTTCACTGAATGCCCGGGCCATGGGAGGAAGTTACAACACCCAGAAATACATGGCCAATATCGGAGGCCGTAAAGGTCGTGTAGATGCCTATGCCTCCGTCAACCACGACCGGACAGACGGCGATCGGGAAAACTCGAAATTCCATATTACCAATGGATTTGCCAACGCAGGATTACGCCTCTCCGAACACTTCCGGTTTCGCGCCGATATCAGCGTCGCCGGCTATGTAGCGGAAAATCCGGGCATGATCACGAAACCCATGTTCGACAACACAGTAGATGTCCTCCGGGGAATGACTTCGGCATCCCTTGAGAATGAATTCCGGCACCTGAACGGAGCCCTGGCTTTTTTCTACAATTGGGGCGATCACAATATCAACGACGGATACACCACCGGCGGCAAACCGCTGGACTACCGCTACCGCTCACGCGACAACGCCTATGGACTACTCTTCTACCAAATCGTAAGACCCTGGCAAGGGAATATGGTTACACTCGGTTTCGATTATAAATCATATGGCGGTAAAGCCTGGAACCGCTTTCTGAATCACGCCCCCGATAAAATCATGGTCGATACCTCCTCCTACGATCTGGGCGGATATGCCATCATGCAACAAAATCTTTTCAAGGATCGGCTGACGTTAAATGCCGGAGGCCGCCTAGAGCACAATAAATCTTACGGCAACAAATGGATTCCGCAAATCGGATTAGCTATACGTCCTACCGAAAATTTCGTCATCAAATCCAGTTTTTCCAAAGGATTCCGCAACCCGACCATCCGCGAAATGTTTATGTGGGCACCTGCCAATCCCAACCTGAAACCGGAAGAGATGACCAATTATGAAGTAGTACTGGAACATTATCTTTTCAAACGCAGCCTTTACCTGGAAGTTTCCGGCTTTATTGCCGACGGGAAGAACCTGATTCAAACCCAAATCATCAACAACAAACCCATGAATGTCAATACAGGCAGCTTCAAAAACAAAGGGATTGAAGTAGCAATGCAAGCCGACCTTTCCGGTAAATTCAGCCTTAGCGGAAACTATTCATGGCTTTATATGAAAATCCCGGTATTGAATGCTCCTGAACGCCAGCTTTACGTCAATGCCAACTTCCATACCCCCAAGTGGCAGGTTAACATCGGCTATCAATACATCAACGGCTTATATCTGGTCACCGGGAAAAATGCCAGACAGGAAGACTATGGCCTGCTGAATGCCAAGGTATCCTACAAACTGTTCCCGGCAATGACGATCTTTGCCAAAGGGGAAAACCTCACCCGGGAAAAATACCAGATATTAGACGGCTATCCTATGCCCGGAGCCATCTTCTTCGGAGGTTTGCATTTATCCATTAACCGTTAA
- a CDS encoding urease subunit gamma, which produces MHLTPKEIDKLMLLSLGAIAARRKEKGLKLNYPEAVAYISSAALEGAREGKTLEQVMTDSTKVLTKDDVMEGVADMISLIQVEAVFTDGSRLVSIHQPIK; this is translated from the coding sequence ATGCATTTAACACCAAAGGAGATTGACAAGCTAATGCTGTTATCGTTAGGAGCAATCGCTGCACGGCGCAAAGAAAAAGGGTTGAAGCTGAATTATCCCGAAGCTGTCGCTTACATCAGTTCTGCGGCCTTAGAAGGTGCCCGTGAAGGAAAAACATTGGAACAGGTTATGACCGATTCCACGAAAGTATTGACAAAAGACGATGTGATGGAGGGAGTGGCTGACATGATCTCTCTGATTCAGGTCGAAGCAGTTTTTACCGACGGCAGCCGTTTGGTAAGTATTCATCAACCTATTAAATAA
- a CDS encoding urease subunit alpha codes for MATISRQQYNDLYGPTVGDKIRLGDTDLYVEITKDLCVYGDEIVYGGGKTLRDGMGLANTTTAEGGTLDLVITNVTIIDPILGVIKADVGIKDGKIAGVGKAGNPNTMKGVTPELVTGAATDAISGEHLILTAAAIDGHVHMIAPQQAYHCLSNGVTTLVGGGVGPTDGTNGTTITSGTWNMKRMLQAIDGLPVNYGFLGKGNCSVRKPLVEQMMAGACGFKIHEDWGSTPAAIRATMGVADEFDVQVAIHTDTLNEGGYVEDTIAAIDGRTIHTYHTEGAGGGHAPDLLKVASLANVLPSSTNPTLPFGINSQAELFDMIMVCHNLNPKIPSDVAFAESRVRPETQAAENILHDLGVISMVSSDSQAMGRVGENFMRAFQMASYMKQVRGKLAEDSAENDNFRVLRYLAKLTINPAITYGFSEVLGSIEKGKMADLVLWEPAFFGTKPKLVIKGGMINWANMGDPNASLPTPQPVYYRPMYGSFGSAMPKSCISFVSRVAHDAGIKEKYGLQRIVYPVHGCRQIGKPHMVYNGNMPKIDVNPETFEVFIDGQQAYVKPAQKFSLGQLYWFS; via the coding sequence ATGGCAACAATATCAAGACAACAATATAACGACCTTTACGGCCCTACTGTAGGTGATAAAATCCGTTTGGGAGATACCGATCTGTATGTAGAGATTACAAAAGACCTGTGTGTATACGGGGATGAGATAGTTTACGGAGGCGGTAAGACGCTGCGTGACGGGATGGGATTGGCAAATACGACGACAGCCGAAGGAGGTACACTCGATCTGGTGATTACCAATGTGACGATTATCGACCCGATACTGGGAGTTATTAAAGCCGATGTCGGAATTAAAGACGGGAAAATTGCCGGTGTCGGAAAAGCCGGTAATCCGAATACCATGAAAGGTGTGACTCCTGAATTGGTGACGGGTGCCGCTACCGATGCCATTTCGGGCGAACACCTGATTTTGACGGCGGCGGCTATCGACGGGCATGTGCATATGATTGCACCCCAACAGGCCTACCATTGTTTGAGTAACGGGGTGACGACCCTGGTGGGCGGTGGCGTCGGTCCGACTGACGGTACGAACGGTACGACGATTACTTCCGGTACCTGGAATATGAAACGGATGTTGCAGGCGATTGACGGATTACCTGTAAATTACGGTTTTTTGGGGAAAGGAAACTGCTCTGTCCGTAAGCCTTTGGTGGAACAGATGATGGCCGGTGCCTGTGGTTTCAAGATCCATGAGGACTGGGGAAGTACCCCTGCCGCTATCCGGGCAACCATGGGCGTAGCCGATGAATTCGACGTACAGGTGGCCATTCATACGGATACCCTGAATGAAGGCGGTTATGTGGAAGATACGATTGCCGCCATCGACGGACGTACCATTCATACTTATCATACGGAGGGTGCCGGTGGCGGACATGCCCCCGACTTGTTGAAGGTGGCTTCATTGGCCAATGTGCTGCCTTCCTCTACCAACCCGACTTTGCCGTTCGGTATCAATTCGCAGGCCGAGTTGTTCGACATGATTATGGTATGTCACAATCTGAATCCGAAAATCCCTTCTGACGTAGCTTTTGCCGAGAGCCGTGTTCGTCCGGAAACTCAGGCTGCAGAGAACATATTACACGATTTGGGCGTGATCTCTATGGTTTCTTCTGACTCTCAGGCGATGGGGCGTGTGGGTGAAAACTTTATGCGTGCCTTCCAGATGGCCAGCTATATGAAACAGGTGAGAGGTAAATTGGCGGAAGATTCTGCTGAAAATGATAATTTCCGTGTATTGCGTTATCTGGCCAAATTGACGATCAATCCTGCCATTACTTACGGATTTTCTGAAGTATTGGGTTCTATCGAGAAAGGTAAGATGGCCGATCTCGTTTTATGGGAACCGGCTTTCTTCGGAACCAAACCGAAATTAGTGATTAAAGGGGGAATGATCAACTGGGCTAATATGGGAGACCCGAATGCCTCTTTACCGACGCCGCAGCCGGTTTATTATCGCCCGATGTACGGTAGTTTCGGATCAGCCATGCCGAAGAGCTGTATTTCTTTCGTGTCCCGTGTCGCTCATGATGCAGGTATCAAAGAAAAATACGGTTTACAACGCATCGTTTATCCGGTACACGGTTGTCGTCAGATCGGCAAACCGCATATGGTGTATAATGGAAATATGCCGAAGATCGACGTTAATCCCGAGACTTTTGAAGTGTTCATTGACGGACAGCAAGCTTACGTCAAACCGGCACAGAAATTCTCTCTGGGGCAACTTTACTGGTTTAGTTAA
- the ureE gene encoding ureE urease accessory domain-containing protein (involved in the assembly of the urease metallocenter; possible nickel donor), with product MKIFSEVIGNMTTDSTWVEKLKNAKIEYLNLDQWTAQKSRFIAKGTDGTDYAVALKRHSQIENGDILEYDAAQNKAVVIRIELKPVMVVDLQQIVRKNPEEIIRFCVELGHAIGNQHWPAIVKGTTLYIPLTVDKKVMTSVMDTHHFEDITYEFQSGLEVIPFLAPHEIRKLFGGSSQDITHHHEHVHDHGITHDHEHSHDHGHDHGHVHPEQDASRYMHKN from the coding sequence ATGAAAATATTTTCTGAGGTCATTGGAAATATGACAACCGACTCTACCTGGGTAGAGAAATTAAAAAACGCTAAAATCGAGTATCTGAATCTGGATCAGTGGACTGCTCAAAAGAGCCGCTTTATTGCCAAAGGTACGGATGGAACGGACTATGCCGTGGCGTTGAAACGTCACAGTCAGATAGAAAACGGTGATATCCTCGAATATGACGCCGCACAAAACAAAGCGGTTGTGATCCGTATCGAATTGAAACCGGTGATGGTCGTTGATTTGCAACAAATTGTACGAAAAAATCCGGAAGAGATCATACGTTTCTGCGTCGAATTGGGACATGCCATCGGGAATCAGCATTGGCCGGCAATAGTGAAGGGGACGACTTTATATATACCGTTGACGGTAGATAAAAAAGTAATGACCAGTGTGATGGATACTCACCATTTTGAAGATATTACCTATGAATTTCAATCCGGCCTGGAAGTGATTCCTTTTCTGGCACCGCACGAAATCCGGAAGCTTTTCGGCGGGAGTTCACAAGATATTACCCATCACCACGAGCACGTCCATGACCACGGGATTACCCATGATCATGAGCATAGCCATGACCACGGGCACGATCACGGGCATGTACATCCGGAACAAGATGCTTCCCGGTATATGCACAAAAATTAA
- a CDS encoding urease accessory protein UreF produces the protein MTDEITRLMRLLEFSDSAFPVGTFSFSNGLETAAFEGIVYDAPSLEEYTRTALRQTIYSDAIAALIAYRAAASGNYEMIREADRQIILCKMNAEARLMLTRMGKKMAEICTQIAGNRLMSDWLEDIREEKTPGTYPVAQAIYFQQNGLTEADLFVAIEYGAINMILNAALRCVKVSHYETQSILYRLCTEAAADFRIVKELNFEDMQAFAPEMDIVASLHEKGKMRMFMN, from the coding sequence ATGACAGATGAGATCACCCGATTGATGCGTCTTCTGGAATTTTCGGATTCTGCTTTCCCGGTCGGTACATTTTCGTTTTCAAACGGATTGGAGACTGCGGCATTTGAAGGAATTGTATATGACGCACCGAGTCTGGAAGAATATACCCGTACGGCTCTCCGGCAGACAATTTACAGCGATGCCATTGCTGCTCTGATTGCTTACCGGGCGGCGGCCAGCGGCAATTACGAGATGATACGGGAAGCCGACCGCCAGATTATTTTATGCAAGATGAATGCGGAGGCGCGCCTGATGCTTACCCGTATGGGGAAAAAAATGGCGGAAATCTGTACGCAGATTGCCGGTAACCGGTTGATGAGCGATTGGTTGGAAGATATCCGCGAGGAAAAGACGCCGGGCACTTATCCGGTGGCTCAGGCCATTTATTTCCAGCAAAACGGTTTAACCGAAGCGGATTTGTTTGTGGCCATCGAATACGGAGCCATCAATATGATACTTAATGCAGCTTTGCGTTGTGTAAAAGTATCTCATTATGAAACACAAAGCATTCTTTACCGGCTTTGTACGGAGGCTGCCGCCGATTTCAGGATCGTGAAGGAACTGAATTTCGAAGATATGCAGGCTTTTGCTCCTGAAATGGATATCGTCGCTTCGTTACATGAGAAAGGAAAGATGAGAATGTTTATGAACTGA
- the ureG gene encoding urease accessory protein UreG: MSNTCRIGVGGPVGSGKTALIEAITPYFLKLGLQVLIITNDIVTTEDAKHVRKMLKGYLAEERIIGVETGACPHTAVREDPSMNIAAVEEMEAKFPDSDVVLIESGGDNLTLTFSPALVDFFIYVIDVAAGDKIPRKDGPGISYSDILVINKTDLAPYVHADLEVMRRDSELMRPGKPFVFTNCMTGEGIKELVALIRDMALFDRVSKKEVEEMKV, encoded by the coding sequence ATGAGCAATACATGCAGAATTGGTGTCGGTGGCCCGGTAGGATCCGGTAAAACAGCCCTGATAGAAGCCATTACCCCTTATTTTTTGAAATTAGGATTGCAGGTTTTAATTATTACCAACGATATAGTTACCACAGAGGACGCTAAACACGTCCGGAAAATGCTGAAAGGATATCTGGCCGAAGAGCGGATTATCGGCGTTGAGACAGGGGCTTGTCCGCATACGGCTGTCCGGGAAGATCCCTCGATGAATATTGCTGCCGTAGAAGAAATGGAAGCTAAGTTTCCGGATAGCGACGTCGTATTGATCGAGTCGGGCGGGGATAACCTGACATTGACATTTAGTCCGGCATTGGTAGACTTTTTTATTTATGTCATCGATGTTGCTGCCGGCGATAAGATTCCGCGTAAGGACGGCCCCGGTATTTCTTATTCGGATATTCTGGTGATCAATAAAACGGACCTTGCTCCTTATGTACACGCTGACCTGGAAGTGATGCGCAGGGATTCGGAGCTGATGCGGCCGGGCAAACCGTTTGTTTTTACCAATTGTATGACCGGTGAGGGGATTAAGGAACTGGTTGCTCTGATCCGGGATATGGCACTTTTCGACCGTGTTTCGAAAAAAGAAGTGGAGGAAATGAAGGTATGA
- a CDS encoding urease accessory protein UreD — protein MNDYAKCREVSSYLTPTKAMRMGAPGKFGLLDLVFELDKDKKSIMRHWDRRAPLIVQQELYFDEGMPEMPCVYILSAGGPNVDGDRYENRFTVRKDAYAYISTGAATKIAEMIYNFSALKQTFVLEENAYLEYMPEQTIPCRHSRYVTDTDIEIHPSATLFYSEIYTGGRKYYGEGELFEYDLLSVCTRAHRPDGTPLFREKLVTEPQKHPVRGIGTMHHYDVFANVIVLTPEKEAAEIYEKTKVFIDNQQRLAVGISYLPNRCGLIFKVLGMETPPVKNAIRQFCSVVRMQVKGKPLPEEFAWR, from the coding sequence ATGAACGATTATGCAAAATGTCGGGAAGTAAGTTCTTATCTGACCCCTACCAAAGCCATGCGGATGGGGGCGCCGGGAAAATTCGGCTTGCTGGATCTGGTGTTTGAATTGGATAAGGACAAGAAGTCCATCATGAGGCATTGGGACAGACGCGCTCCTCTCATCGTACAGCAGGAGTTGTATTTTGATGAGGGAATGCCCGAAATGCCCTGTGTATACATCTTGTCGGCAGGAGGGCCGAATGTGGACGGAGACCGGTACGAAAACCGGTTTACCGTCCGCAAGGATGCTTATGCTTATATTTCTACGGGGGCAGCCACGAAGATTGCCGAGATGATTTATAATTTTTCGGCTTTGAAGCAGACGTTTGTTTTGGAAGAAAATGCCTATTTGGAATATATGCCGGAGCAAACGATCCCCTGCCGCCACAGTCGTTATGTTACGGATACGGATATAGAAATCCATCCGTCTGCGACATTATTTTATTCGGAGATTTATACCGGTGGGCGGAAGTATTACGGTGAAGGGGAATTGTTCGAATATGATTTGCTTTCGGTTTGTACGCGGGCTCACCGGCCCGACGGTACTCCCCTGTTCCGCGAGAAATTGGTGACCGAGCCGCAAAAACATCCGGTTCGGGGCATCGGGACAATGCATCATTACGATGTATTTGCGAATGTTATTGTATTGACTCCGGAAAAAGAGGCTGCGGAAATTTATGAGAAGACAAAAGTTTTTATTGATAATCAGCAAAGATTAGCTGTCGGCATCAGTTATTTGCCGAATCGTTGCGGATTGATATTTAAGGTATTGGGGATGGAAACGCCTCCGGTAAAAAACGCTATCCGGCAGTTTTGTTCGGTGGTAAGGATGCAGGTTAAGGGGAAACCTTTGCCTGAAGAGTTTGCCTGGAGGTAA
- the yut gene encoding urea transporter — METQTVTLPKVFSFGFWKILCRGTGQVMFQDNAWTGLFFLAGIFYGSYATGNPAVAWGALVGVFMSTITGYLLKYPAEKGTAGLWGFNGVLVGCALPTFLGNVPLMWLAIVVFSSMTTWVMVGLNHLLAPYKVSSFTFPFVLTTWFILMAARIMHGLPDSGLGAPELPGNFSSAFDTGFGSLVIYWLRGISQVFLVNSWVTGLLFLIGLAISNYWAAIWAAIASALALAVAILYQCNGGDIANGLFGFSPVLTGIALGITFYQVNWRTAIWSLLGIFATVFIQAGMDTFFSPLGIPTLTGPFCVATWLFLLPHLNLDKKILQQG; from the coding sequence ATGGAAACGCAAACAGTGACTTTGCCAAAAGTGTTTTCTTTTGGATTTTGGAAAATCCTGTGCAGAGGGACAGGACAGGTAATGTTTCAGGATAATGCCTGGACGGGATTGTTCTTTTTGGCCGGGATTTTTTACGGCTCTTATGCAACCGGTAATCCGGCTGTGGCCTGGGGAGCTTTGGTAGGTGTATTTATGTCCACCATTACCGGCTATCTTTTGAAGTATCCGGCGGAGAAAGGAACCGCGGGCTTGTGGGGATTCAACGGCGTATTGGTAGGATGTGCTTTGCCGACTTTTCTGGGGAATGTACCCTTGATGTGGTTGGCAATTGTTGTTTTTTCCTCTATGACCACCTGGGTGATGGTAGGATTGAATCATTTGCTGGCTCCCTATAAAGTAAGTTCGTTTACCTTTCCTTTTGTGCTTACCACCTGGTTTATATTGATGGCTGCCCGTATTATGCACGGTTTGCCGGATTCCGGTCTGGGGGCACCGGAACTTCCCGGGAATTTTTCTTCTGCATTCGATACCGGATTCGGAAGTCTGGTTATTTATTGGCTGAGGGGAATCAGTCAGGTTTTTCTGGTGAATTCCTGGGTAACCGGTCTGCTTTTCCTGATCGGTTTGGCTATCAGTAATTATTGGGCCGCTATCTGGGCCGCCATTGCTTCTGCTTTGGCTTTGGCCGTTGCCATCTTGTATCAGTGTAACGGAGGAGATATTGCCAATGGATTGTTTGGCTTCAGTCCTGTCCTGACCGGTATAGCTCTCGGAATTACCTTCTATCAGGTCAACTGGCGGACAGCTATATGGAGTTTATTGGGAATTTTTGCTACCGTATTTATTCAGGCGGGGATGGATACTTTCTTTTCTCCCTTGGGAATTCCGACGTTAACCGGTCCGTTCTGCGTGGCTACCTGGTTGTTCTTATTGCCACACCTGAATCTGGATAAAAAGATATTGCAGCAAGGATAA
- a CDS encoding MFS transporter: MVESQTPKYNMDTMPLRRRHILILIIASAGQFFGGALAILVGVIAPLIAITHHPELSSWLQGFIFASGLIGIMLGSLFFGRLSDKYGYLFFFRLCPVMIAGASLWIYFSHSISVLTICLFTIGFAIGGAYALDPSYVSEIMPKKWRRTMLGVSKATSGLGNILMILVAWYVLKISANPDIWNRLFLFLTLFAAITFMARFWFVESPEWLALHGKVQEAEKNIKHFLGQDVYIGELAGKKDQAAQPKASHRDIFARGNIKRVVLSGIPWGCEGMGVYGIGIFTPILLLTLGLIPEGENALPRVVESLRFTFYINIFVLLGFVAGLTIVRRLNLIRTQAWGFFICAAGLLITLLGYVYQAPVSVTLGGFLLFELALNAGPHLSTFELPSRIYTLQERASGEGIASALGKLGAIIATFIIPPLLSLGGGQLVLMVAIGVLILGGVVTMIAGPLVFKTLPGGTP; the protein is encoded by the coding sequence ATGGTTGAAAGTCAAACGCCGAAATACAATATGGATACTATGCCCTTACGCCGAAGGCATATCCTTATTTTAATCATCGCTTCTGCCGGACAGTTTTTCGGGGGAGCTTTGGCCATACTGGTAGGTGTTATCGCCCCGTTGATTGCCATAACACATCATCCGGAATTGTCTTCCTGGTTGCAGGGGTTTATTTTTGCGTCGGGGTTGATCGGGATCATGCTAGGGTCTTTATTTTTCGGCCGTCTTAGTGATAAATACGGGTATTTATTTTTTTTCCGGCTCTGTCCGGTTATGATTGCCGGTGCTTCTCTATGGATTTATTTCAGCCATTCGATTTCCGTTCTGACGATTTGTTTGTTCACGATCGGCTTTGCCATCGGTGGTGCTTATGCACTCGATCCTTCGTATGTTTCGGAAATTATGCCTAAAAAATGGCGCCGTACGATGCTGGGAGTCTCTAAAGCTACTTCGGGATTGGGAAATATCCTGATGATTCTGGTGGCCTGGTATGTTTTGAAAATTTCCGCAAACCCGGATATCTGGAACCGTTTATTTCTGTTTTTGACGTTGTTTGCCGCAATAACCTTTATGGCCCGTTTTTGGTTTGTGGAAAGTCCCGAATGGCTGGCTCTTCACGGTAAGGTACAGGAAGCCGAGAAAAATATCAAGCATTTTCTGGGACAGGATGTTTATATCGGGGAGCTGGCCGGTAAGAAAGATCAGGCGGCACAACCGAAAGCTTCCCACCGGGATATCTTTGCCCGGGGTAATATCAAGCGGGTAGTACTCAGTGGAATTCCTTGGGGATGCGAAGGTATGGGGGTGTATGGAATCGGAATTTTTACACCTATTCTGCTGCTAACCCTGGGCTTGATTCCCGAGGGAGAGAATGCCCTTCCCCGGGTGGTGGAATCGCTTCGTTTTACGTTTTACATTAACATTTTTGTTCTGCTGGGGTTTGTTGCCGGCCTGACGATTGTAAGACGGTTAAATCTGATACGTACCCAAGCCTGGGGTTTTTTTATCTGTGCAGCCGGTTTGCTGATTACGCTTTTGGGATATGTTTATCAGGCTCCGGTAAGCGTGACGTTAGGAGGCTTTTTGTTGTTTGAACTGGCGTTAAATGCCGGTCCTCATCTTTCTACGTTCGAATTACCCAGCCGGATTTATACGCTTCAGGAACGAGCCAGCGGCGAGGGGATTGCTTCGGCTTTGGGGAAGCTGGGGGCTATCATCGCTACTTTTATTATTCCGCCTTTATTGAGTTTGGGAGGTGGGCAACTGGTGCTGATGGTTGCCATCGGCGTGCTCATTCTGGGAGGAGTAGTTACAATGATCGCCGGACCTCTGGTTTTTAAAACTCTGCCTGGGGGAACTCCGTAA
- the crcB gene encoding fluoride efflux transporter CrcB → MFKAMLIAGAGGFIGTCLRYLVGKLAHYIFSSPFPWGTFAVNIIGSFVIGIFFGMAEKAHLISTNMNIFLITGFCGGFTTFSSFADDMFLLLQNKHWGYFSTYLVLSIVLGILLVWLGRSLVKPA, encoded by the coding sequence ATGTTTAAAGCTATGCTTATTGCCGGAGCAGGTGGTTTTATCGGTACCTGCCTGCGTTATTTAGTGGGGAAGTTGGCCCATTACATCTTTTCTTCTCCCTTTCCCTGGGGCACTTTTGCCGTGAATATCATCGGTAGCTTTGTTATCGGTATTTTCTTCGGAATGGCCGAGAAAGCTCATTTGATATCGACCAATATGAATATATTTCTGATTACCGGATTTTGCGGCGGTTTTACCACTTTTTCTTCTTTTGCCGACGATATGTTTTTGTTGTTGCAAAATAAGCATTGGGGATATTTTTCAACCTATCTGGTATTGAGTATCGTATTGGGTATTTTATTGGTATGGTTGGGGCGCAGCCTGGTGAAACCTGCCTGA